In one Rhopalosiphum padi isolate XX-2018 chromosome 3, ASM2088224v1, whole genome shotgun sequence genomic region, the following are encoded:
- the LOC132925275 gene encoding tigger transposable element-derived protein 4-like, producing MDYLLIINIILTNSGVLKLIKLQIASVVCRRSTMSRRQFTLDEKIGIIGRLENGEKNSVITKEFGTCSSTISTIWKNRDKLKNMFQTTSLNAKRLRTAQHKDLEEAALVWFKQQRSLNVPISGPILQTKIDQLAEKMKIENFKCSASWIQRFRQRHNIGFGKISGESSAVNTDICSNWLANVWPSLRAGYCDDEIYNADEGGLFFKLTPDKTLRFKGEKCSGGKLSKDRITVLVAANMTGTDKRKLLVIGKSKSPRCFKGVSSLPVFYENNTKAWMTSVIFEKTLNYWDDELRRKKKKV from the coding sequence ATggattacttattaataataaacattattcttACAAATTCTGgtgttttaaagttaataaaattacaaatagcgTCAGTTGTGTGTAGACGTTCCACCATGTCGCGTCGTCAGTTTACGTTGGACGAAAAAATCGGTATAATCGGGCGTTTAGAAAATGGTGAAAAAAACAGCGTAATTACAAAAGAATTCGGCACCTGTTCGTCGACAATTTCGACCATATGGAAGAACCGGGATaagttgaaaaatatgtttcaaacCACGTCACTTAACGCAAAACGATTGCGCACTGCACAGCATAAGGACCTTGAAGAAGCTGCACTAGTATGGTTCAAACAACAACGGTCATTGAATGTGCCTATAAGTGGTCCTATTTTGCAAACAAAAATTGACCAACTGgctgaaaaaatgaaaatagaaaatttcaaatgctCTGCATCTTGGATTCAGCGTTTCCGACAGCGGCACAACATTGGTTTCGGCAAGATCTCAGGTGAGTCATCTGCAGTTAATACTGATATCTGCTCTAATTGGTTGGCTAACGTTTGGCCGTCCCTTCGAGCAGGTTACTGTGATGATGAAATTTATAATGCCGATGAAGGGGgcctttttttcaaattaactccTGATAAAACTCTTCGCTTCAAGGGGGAAAAATGCTCGGGTGGAAAATTATCCAAAGACAGAATAACAGTTTTAGTGGCAGCCAACATGACCGGAACTGATAAAAGAAAACTCCTTGTTATTGGAAAATCGAAAAGTCCTAGGTGTTTTAAAGGAGTTTCATCACTTCccgtattttatgaaaataacacCAAAGCTTGGATGACCTCAGTAATTTTTGAAAAGACTCTTAATTATTGGGATGATGAATTACGccgtaagaaaaaaaaagtgtag
- the LOC132924507 gene encoding LOW QUALITY PROTEIN: uncharacterized protein LOC132924507 (The sequence of the model RefSeq protein was modified relative to this genomic sequence to represent the inferred CDS: deleted 1 base in 1 codon): MDYTPSITLTELKNAIKANDESYAREEKIEKLKNYIDKVVEEGKWDMDDVFRETNFNDDTTFNCVVYYLAGYLARRLSKKTKCQLCLSGIKNNDSIDNNLAAAKLTNLKSRGYLTQPDSGFYILLRQIENSFALNAQSPNAFDDTIDHFINNNYIIPFPCDENKHEIVQFIFVSYLTMRMRQFTWMSNKKTKSTNKVKKKLSKLVPH; the protein is encoded by the exons aTGGATTATACACCATCAATAACTTTAACTGagttaaaaaatgcaataaaagcAAATGATGAATCATATGCCAGAGAAGAAAAAATTgagaaactaaaaaattatatagacaaAGTAGTTGAAGAAGGAAAATGGGACATGGATGATGTATTTAGAGAAACCAATTTTAATGATGATACAACATTTAAttgtgttgtttattatttggcagg gtaTTTGGCAAGAAGGCTTAGTAAGAAAACAAAATGTCAACTTTGCCTATcaggaattaaaaataatgattccaTTGATAATAACTTAGCTGCAGCTAAG TTAACAAATCTTAAGTCTCGTGGTTATTTGACACAACCAGATAGTggcttttatattttgttaagacaaattgaaaattcattTGCTCTTAATGCTCAAAGCCCAAATGCTTTTGATGATACTATTGACCATTTTATtaacaacaattatataattccaTTTCCTTGTGATGAAAATAAGCATGAAATAGTTCAGTTTATTTTTGTGTCATATCTAACTATGAGAATGAGACAATTCACTTGGATGagcaacaaaaaaacaaaatctacaaataaagtaaagaaaaaattgtcaaaattagtCCcccattaa
- the LOC132925276 gene encoding LOW QUALITY PROTEIN: uncharacterized protein LOC132925276 (The sequence of the model RefSeq protein was modified relative to this genomic sequence to represent the inferred CDS: deleted 2 bases in 1 codon) encodes MILCLLFQIRSPSGYKFLHDQNIVPLPCVNTIRKNLLAFKSECGFDNLFIKLLKKKFSNKTQQQRTGILLLDEIFLRTSINVKTRRLTYSGLEDFGGEIEKKVNSSELADHGLVFMWLCLGDDITQPIAVSASKGPVKDIDLVQLVVKAIILLENAGLQVVELLPTCDGASTNKTMLKILNVTGKKSDFKNYFQNPFNDNRKIYVFSDTPHAVKNVRNRLFQNKQLKIHPSKSSIKWDHYSQVLKCDTKTMLKICPKITRKHIELNNMTKMKVKFATQVLKQNLLWLDEWEKNLEDGLIQEKEFLTKATSESLRLTLKSTIDLVLFLLEECGFSYVLTSKLNQDNLEKFFGIIRQTSGPNDHPTTPTFLQLYRLLSICSLVKPPKSGNCTVYSY; translated from the exons ATGAttctttgtttattatttcaaatacg ATCCCCTTCCGGATACAAATTTTTACATGACCAAAATATTGTACCATTGCCATGTGTAAACACTATTCGAAAAAATTTACTAGCCTTTAAAAGTGAATGTGGTTTtgataacttatttattaagttgttaAAGAAAAAGTTTTCTAATAAAACTCAACAACAAAGAACaggcattttattattagatgaaATTTTCCTAAGGACTAGCATTAACGTAAAAACAAGAAGGTTAACATACAGTGGGTTAGAAGATTTTGGAGgcgaaatagaaaaaaaagttaatagttCAGAGTTAGCGGATCATGGATTAGTTTTTATGTGGTTATGTTTAGGAGATGATATAACTCAGCCCATAGCTGTTTCTGCGTCGAAGGGTCCAGTGAaag ATATTGATTTAGTACAGTTGGTTGTCAAAGCAATTATTTTGTTGGAGAATGCCGGCTTACAAGTTGTTGAGTTGTTGCCT ACTTGTGATGGAGCTTCAACCAATAAAACtatgctaaaaatattaaatgtaactgGTAAAAAATCAGACTTCAAAAACTATTTCCAAAATCCCTTTAACGACAAtcgaaaaatatatgtattttctgATACACCACATGCAGTAAAAAATGTTAGAAATCGTTTATTTCAAAACAagcaattaaaa ATACATCCATCAAAGTCTAGTATAAAATGGGACCATTACAGTCAAGTGTTGAAATGTGATACAAAAACAATGTTGAAAATATGCCCTAAGATAACAAGGAAACACATAGAGTTAAACAATATGACAAAAATGAAAGTGAAATTTGCAACacag gttttaaaacaaaatcttcTATGGTTAGATGAATGGGAAAAAAATCTAGAAGATGGTCTTATACAAGAAAAAGAATTCCTCACTAAAGCTACTTCAGAGTCTCTAAGGCTAACACTAAAGTCAACAAttgatttagtattatttttactagaaGAATGTGGCTTTAGCTATGTTTTGACCTCAAAATTAAATCAAGATAATTTAGAA AAATTTTTTGGTATAATACGACAAACATCAGGGCCAAATGATCACCCGACTACACCAACTTTCCTTCAACTTTACAGATTATTGTCTATTTGCTCATTAGTGAAACCACCAAAAAGTGGtaactgtacagtgtacagttATTGA
- the LOC132925279 gene encoding 52 kDa repressor of the inhibitor of the protein kinase-like, with protein sequence MTSEKKKMFPLFNLVVKKQKCSEEPPVSFAFPVQLEGNRTRKFQHKYLQLFPWLAYSKDKQGAFCKWCVIFANSGGGVGNQPLGKLVKIPMVKYKHCLTDLKNHAKTEYHLLSAQRANDFLHNYKTGNEKAVNVLLDNRNRQVIEYNRKRLIPIVKTIIFCAQNNLALRGHREIGSMKDNDTREKCLSGEQGIFRALLSYRIESGDSDLLTHLETSKKNCTMISPTIQNEIIEAIRLVIQNKIVERVKTSKFYSILCDETTDVSTVEQLNLCVRYVDVRNCVIREDFLGFIKMESTTGIAIATAIQNELENIGLTFENLRGQGYDGSSNMSGVNNGVQSLILKKQPLAFYTHCLSHCLNLCLSKACNVPAIKNMMGTIQSVSSFFSNSAKRTEKLKSVIESTEISESNESSLIKKKKLKTICETRWVERHTALMTFKELYVYIVTALEEIKCGDSSRETSSLATMLECAITKSEFLVALEVAVTCFSYTIKLSQILQSKKQDLSKALADVTVVKGGLEAVREDVDSYFKDIFNEVTSIASKQLKEVIALEGLIPANFSAYNNDSILRAASLYENDLHENALINLKAELTMWRNQWKDSTAEKPESALEALCYCTNVLPNIKLLLQLFATLPVTSATPERTFSTLKLLKNYLRSTMNEERLNGLAMAKINKSEKITEEELLDIGVNNAWLLYRRHYSQLNNNQQGTLQLKHFRYEIAKSLLAQSSVGRPSTNLILSKRKRKAMPIEAPSKESRLDNTDHFPMYNTKGRCTYCTKGQTVFSCS encoded by the exons atgacGTCCGAAAAAAAGAAGATGTTCCCATTGTTTAATTtggttgttaaaaaacaaaaatgctcTGAAgag CCACCAGTTAGCTTTGCTTTTCCAGTACAATTAGAAGGCAATCGAACCCGTAAAtttcaacataaatatttacaactgtTTCCTTGGTTAGCTTATAGCAAAGATAAACAAGGAGCTTTTTGTAAATGGTGTGTTATTTTTGCAAATTCTGGTGGAGGAGTTGGCAACCAG cctCTTGGTAAACTAGTTAAAATACCAATGGTCAAATATAAGCATTGTCTGACTGATTTAAAGAATCATGCCAAGACTGAATATCATCTTCTTTCAGCACAGAGGGCTAATGATTTTTTGCATAACTATAAAACTGGAAATGAAAAAGCTGTTAATGTACTTCTTGACAACCGTAATAGGcaagttattgaatataatcgCAAACGACTCATACCtatagtaaaaacaattatattctgTGCACAAAATAATTTAGCTCTACGTGGTCACCGAGAAATAGGGTCAATGAAAGATAATGACACAAGAGAAAAATGTTTGAGTGGAGAACAAGGAATTTTTCGTGCCTTACTATCTTATAGAATTGAATCTGGCGATTCAGATCTTTTAACTCATTTAGAAACttccaaaaaaaattgtactatgaTTAGTCCTACCATacaaaatgaaattattgaagCAATTAGGCtcgttattcaaaataaaattgttgaaagaGTTAAAACTTCtaaattttattctatactTTGTGATGAAACCACCGATGTCAGTACAGTAGAGCAACTTAATTTATGTGTTCGGTATGTAGATGTACGTAACTGTGTAATCCGTGAAGACTTCTTAGGTTTTATCAAAATGGAATCAACAACAGGAATTGCTATAGCGACTGCAATTCAAAATGAATTAGAAAATATAGGTCTCACATTTGAAAACCTTCGTGGGCAAGGTTATGACGGAAGTTCTAACATGTCAGGTGTTAATAACGGTGtacaatcattaattttaaaaaaacaaccatTAGCTTTTTATACGCATTGTTTAAGTCATTGTCTTAACTTATGTCTGTCTAAAGCTTGTAATGTACctgcaataaaaaatatgatgggAACCATTCAATCTGtttctagttttttttctaactcTGCAAAACGAACAGAAAAACTTAAGTCTGTTATAGAAAGTACTGAAATTTCAGAATCTAATGAAtccagtttaattaaaaaaaaaaaacttaaaactatctGTGAAACCCGATGGGTTGAAAGGCACACAGCTTTAATgacttttaaagaattatatgtgtatattgttaCTGCATTAGAAGAAATAAAATGTGGAGATTCAAGCAGAGAAACATCAAGTTTGGCTACAATGTTAGAGTGTGCTATAACAAAAAGTGAATTTTTAGTTGCGTTAGAAGTGGCAGTTACTTGTTTTTCTTACACAATAAAATTGAGTCAAATTTTACAGAGTAAAAAACAAGATTTGTCAAAAGCTTTAGCTGATGTCACTGTAGTAAAGGGAGGTTTAGAAGCTGTTCGTGAAGATGTTGACAGCTATTTCaaagatatatttaatgaagTGACTTCAATTGCTAGCAAA CAATTGAAAGAAGTCATAGCACTTGAAGGGTTAATCCCTGCCAATTTTAGTGCATACAATAATGACTCCATATTAAGAGCTGCATCACTGTATGAAAATGATCTTCATGAAAATGCTTTAATAAACCTAAAAGCAGAATTAACTATGTGGCGAAACCAGTGGAAAGACAGTACAGCAGAAAAACCAGAGTCAGCTTTGGAAGCTTTATGttattgtacaaatgtattaccTAATATAAAGTTACTACTCCAATTATTTGCAACTTTACCGGTTACATCAGCGACACCAGAACGCACATTTTCAACTCTTaaattattgaagaattatTTAAGATCAACAATGAACGAAGAAAGACTTAATGGGTTAGCTATggcaaaaataaacaaatctgAAAAAATCACAGAAGAAGAA CTTCTGGACATTGGTGTCAATAATGCATGGCTTTTATATAGAAGACATTATTCACAATTGAATAATAACCAACAAGGAACCCTACAACTTAAACATTTCCGATATGAAATCGCAAAATCACTTCTAGCGCAATCAAGTGTTGGTCGACCATCAACTAACCTAATATTATCAAAACGTAAACGCAAAGCCATGCCAATAGAGGCCCCATCAAAAGAAAGTCGTTTGGATAATACAGATCATTTTccaatgtataatacaaaaggACGTTGTACATACTGCACTAAAGGTCAAACGGTTTTTAGTTGTTCTTAA
- the LOC132928069 gene encoding craniofacial development protein 2-like produces MVDRHSFGSGFAVHRSMVPHVKEFRPVSERIAVMRIKSRPIDLILICVHAPTDTSEDHIKDAFYEDLDTTYERLPGNVIKILLGDLNAKCGKEEHFLPIIGSESVHDTSNENGLRVISFAASKDMIISSTTFPHKDIHKITWKSPDGKTANQIDHVLIQKRFRSCIIDVRSFRGADCVTDHFLVLATLRINLLGHKKLREKRKT; encoded by the coding sequence ATGGTAGACAGACACAGTTTTGGGAGCGGCTTCGCTGTGCACAGGTCGATGGTACCACATGTTAAAGAATTTAGACCAGTTTCGGAAAGGATAGCAGTGATGAGAATAAAAAGCAGACCGATAGATCTTATACTAATATGTGTACATGCCCCCACGGACACAAGTGAAGACCACATTAAGGATGCTTTCTATGAAGACCTGGATACAACATATGAAAGGCTGCCaggaaatgttataaaaattttgcTAGGAGATCTGAACGCAAAATGTGGAAAGGAAGAACACTTTCTACCAATTATAGGTAGTGAAAGCGTTCATGATACTAGCAATGAAAATGGGCTGAGAGTTATATCATTCGCAGCATCCAAGGATATGATTATAAGTAGTACAACCTTCCCCCACAAAGATATACACAAAATAACTTGGAAGTCACCAGATGGTAAAACAGCCAATCAGATTGACCATGTACTAATACAAAAGCGCTTCAGGTCCTGTATCATTGATGTAAGAAGCTTTAGAGGGGCTGACTGTGTTACTGATCACTTCCTGGTACTAGCAACTCTAAGAATTAACTTATTGGGTCATAAAAAACTGAGGGAAAAAAGAAAGACGTAG